The following are encoded in a window of Bacillota bacterium genomic DNA:
- the lipB gene encoding lipoyl(octanoyl) transferase LipB: protein MKTCSVWDIGRLPYREYMRFQDALVRRRIAGEGGDVLVLAEHDPVLTYGRDGGLDQVIVPPEGLAAEGVALEPTDRGGNITYHGPGQLMIYPILDLRGHGRDIHLYLRRLEETVIRALRRWGINGGLREGLPGVWVDGGGGGGGRAGLSKIAAVGIAVNKWVTSHGSALNLDPNLAHFSLINPCGMPGAGVTSVKALAGRDPGRVEAVAYVSEAFAEVFGVELSPVAEDTVAPKSRR, encoded by the coding sequence ATGAAGACCTGTTCAGTTTGGGACATCGGTCGCCTCCCCTATCGCGAATACATGCGGTTTCAGGACGCCTTGGTCCGGCGGCGCATCGCCGGAGAAGGCGGCGACGTTCTGGTCTTGGCTGAGCATGACCCGGTCCTGACCTACGGCCGCGACGGCGGGCTTGACCAGGTCATCGTCCCCCCGGAGGGACTGGCGGCCGAAGGGGTTGCCCTGGAACCGACCGACCGCGGCGGCAACATCACCTATCACGGTCCCGGCCAGCTGATGATCTATCCCATCCTCGATCTGCGCGGTCACGGCCGGGACATCCACCTCTACCTGCGTCGGTTGGAGGAGACGGTGATCCGTGCCCTCCGGCGATGGGGCATCAACGGTGGGTTGCGGGAAGGCCTCCCGGGGGTTTGGGTCGACGGCGGTGGCGGTGGCGGCGGGCGCGCCGGCCTGTCCAAGATCGCCGCCGTCGGCATCGCCGTGAACAAGTGGGTGACGTCGCACGGCTCGGCCCTGAACCTCGACCCGAACCTGGCTCACTTCTCCTTGATCAACCCGTGCGGGATGCCCGGCGCCGGCGTGACCTCGGTCAAGGCCCTGGCCGGACGGGATCCCGGGCGCGTCGAGGCGGTCGCCTACGTCAGCGAGGCCTTCGCCGAGGTCTTCGGGGTTGAGCTGTCGCCCGTGGCCGAGGACACGGTGGCGCCCAAGAGCCGTCGATAG
- a CDS encoding Xaa-Pro peptidase family protein, producing the protein MELRISPQELRARRGRVLAQLAEKDLAGMILFSPTSIFYLTGFVFIPTERPLAVILLGDGRVVGFVPRLESEHLLGTADAEAVRTYPDYPGETHPMLLFGRYLKDLGLAGQAIAADAPGYGSGWGYTGPSLEEVFKEEAPGTTLTLLPRLVEEHRMVKSEREVALIRESARWGNLALSLLQEYSKPGLTETDISRRATGGATEAMIRALGPGFEPKGGMIGLGAFADFRGQVGPNSALPHAICKNLRLKLGDVLGTGSCAPVWGYDSELERTMFVGPPSREQRQFFDLMREMQEAAFSAIRPGRPCSDVDQATRAVVDKHGLGDYWRHHTGHALGVVAHEAPFFDVGDHTILRPGMVFSVEPGLYVPGLGGFRHSDTVVVTESGVDLITYYPRDLESLICG; encoded by the coding sequence ATGGAACTGCGGATAAGCCCTCAGGAACTGCGTGCCCGGCGCGGTCGGGTGCTGGCGCAACTGGCCGAGAAGGACCTCGCCGGAATGATCCTCTTCAGCCCGACATCGATCTTCTACCTGACCGGCTTCGTCTTCATCCCGACCGAGCGGCCACTGGCCGTCATCCTGTTGGGCGACGGGCGGGTGGTGGGCTTCGTCCCGCGCCTGGAGAGTGAGCATCTTCTGGGCACGGCGGACGCGGAGGCCGTGCGGACGTATCCCGACTATCCCGGCGAGACCCATCCGATGTTGCTCTTCGGGCGGTACCTCAAGGACCTCGGGCTGGCCGGCCAAGCCATCGCCGCCGACGCCCCCGGTTATGGATCGGGCTGGGGGTACACCGGCCCGAGCCTGGAAGAGGTCTTCAAGGAGGAGGCCCCGGGGACCACCCTCACCCTCCTGCCGAGACTGGTAGAGGAGCACCGGATGGTCAAGTCGGAGCGGGAGGTCGCCCTGATCCGGGAGAGCGCCCGCTGGGGGAACCTGGCCCTGTCGCTCCTGCAGGAATACTCGAAACCCGGCCTGACCGAGACCGACATCTCGCGGAGGGCGACGGGCGGAGCCACCGAGGCGATGATCAGGGCCCTGGGCCCAGGCTTCGAGCCCAAGGGCGGGATGATCGGCCTGGGCGCCTTCGCCGATTTCCGCGGCCAGGTCGGGCCGAACTCGGCCCTCCCCCACGCCATCTGCAAGAACCTGCGGCTCAAGCTGGGCGACGTCCTTGGGACCGGCTCTTGCGCCCCCGTCTGGGGCTACGACAGCGAGCTCGAACGGACGATGTTCGTCGGGCCGCCCAGCCGCGAGCAACGCCAGTTCTTCGACCTGATGCGGGAGATGCAGGAGGCGGCCTTCTCCGCCATCCGGCCGGGCCGGCCCTGCTCCGACGTGGACCAGGCGACCCGGGCGGTCGTCGACAAGCACGGGCTGGGGGATTACTGGCGGCACCACACCGGCCACGCCCTGGGAGTCGTGGCCCACGAAGCGCCTTTCTTCGACGTCGGTGACCACACCATACTGCGGCCGGGGATGGTCTTCTCGGTCGAGCCCGGATTGTACGTCCCGGGGCTGGGCGGCTTCCGGCACTCGGACACCGTGGTCGTGACGGAGAGCGGGGTTGACTTGATCACCTACTACCCGAGGGATTTGGAGAGCTTGATCTGCGGGTGA
- a CDS encoding hemolysin III family protein: MRFRSLSLRSLRLRDPISALTHFVGALLSVAGLVLLIRAAIARGTPWHVASFAIFGASLILLYSASAVYHWLPVPERVHRILRRVDHTMIFVLIAGSYTPFCLVPLRGAWGWSLFGVAWTVAAAGVILSILWIEAPRWLYTGLYVAMGWMIVVAIAPLIRSVPAGGMAWFAAGGLFYTVGAAMYAFKWPNPFPKVFGFHEIWHLFVMAGSFSHFWVVLRYLT; encoded by the coding sequence TTGCGATTCCGCTCACTGAGTCTCCGTTCCCTGCGTTTGCGTGATCCGATCAGCGCCCTGACCCACTTCGTCGGCGCCCTTTTGTCCGTGGCCGGCTTGGTCCTGCTCATCCGGGCCGCCATCGCCCGCGGCACCCCGTGGCACGTGGCCTCCTTCGCCATCTTCGGGGCCAGCCTGATCCTGCTCTACTCAGCCAGTGCCGTCTATCACTGGCTGCCGGTGCCGGAGCGGGTCCACCGCATCCTGCGGCGGGTCGATCATACGATGATCTTCGTCCTCATCGCCGGTAGCTACACACCCTTCTGCCTGGTGCCGCTGCGCGGCGCCTGGGGGTGGAGTCTGTTCGGCGTGGCCTGGACCGTGGCCGCCGCCGGGGTGATCCTGAGCATCCTCTGGATCGAGGCCCCGCGCTGGCTATATACCGGGCTGTACGTGGCCATGGGGTGGATGATCGTCGTCGCCATCGCCCCTCTGATCAGGTCCGTCCCCGCTGGGGGCATGGCCTGGTTCGCCGCCGGGGGGCTCTTCTACACGGTGGGTGCCGCCATGTACGCCTTCAAATGGCCGAATCCCTTCCCCAAGGTCTTCGGCTTCCATGAGATCTGGCACCTCTTTGTGATGGCCGGCAGCTTCAGCCACTTCTGGGTGGTCCTCAGATACCTGACCTAG
- a CDS encoding PadR family transcriptional regulator yields MPKEKRKPQTDVADWVTEEKRLKEEYQRKLEELRASKQTSEIVGQVLTRGILPVYVLHLLSEGPQNGNGLCTEIGNRTSGAWQPSTGGIYPLLRKFEKRGLVEGHWEDPEKRTQRLYNLTAKGQEELRALRRLMKGKMQGAMQVFEVVLRDLSAD; encoded by the coding sequence GTGCCCAAGGAAAAGCGCAAGCCCCAGACGGACGTGGCCGACTGGGTGACTGAAGAGAAACGGTTGAAGGAGGAGTACCAGCGCAAGCTGGAGGAACTCAGGGCCTCCAAACAGACCAGCGAGATCGTCGGTCAGGTGCTGACCCGGGGGATCCTCCCGGTCTACGTCCTTCATCTGCTCTCGGAGGGCCCGCAGAACGGCAACGGCCTCTGCACCGAGATCGGCAACCGGACCAGCGGCGCTTGGCAACCCAGCACCGGCGGCATCTACCCGTTGCTCCGCAAGTTCGAGAAACGTGGGCTGGTCGAGGGCCATTGGGAAGACCCCGAGAAGCGCACCCAACGCCTGTATAACCTGACCGCCAAGGGCCAGGAGGAACTCCGCGCCTTGCGGCGACTGATGAAAGGCAAGATGCAGGGTGCGATGCAGGTCTTCGAGGTTGTCCTGCGGGATCTGTCGGCTGACTAA